The sequence CATGAGTCTCCTCACCTGCTCGTCTGTGGTAATCACCGGCCCTCCTTGCACTTAAAGGCCGTCAGATTACCAACTTCCGAGCTTCGGGACCCGGTCAATGTAATTGTCGTTGCCGGTCAATGTAATTGTCGCTGATCAGATGCTCCTCGCCGCCCGCCTGCAGTAAAGAAACCTCTTGCCAGAAACTTCAAGGCTCATCGCCCTTGCATTCTGACTCCTCCTCCGCTTTCAATTCCAGTACCACATCCTGTGCGCAGCGCTCGGGATCAGGTCTCCAGTTGGACGCTTCGAGGACGATCTCTTCAAATGAATTGCGATCCGAACGATCGCCGCTCATGAATTGGTTGTTGTTGATCACAACTTGAGTGCGGTCATCCAGTTCCCGTCGCAGCCGCCCCATAAGCTCGATGATCTTCGTCAATTCCCGTACCGCCTGTAATGCCATTCTGAGATCCCCACTGCTTTCGGCCTGTTCTTTGATGCTCCTGGCGTCGGCCTCTATCGCTTCGATCTTCCCTAGTAGGTCATTGGCGTTTGCGACTTCCGACGCATCGTGGGAGCTTGCGAGGGTTTGGGGTATATGTTTCCTCTTGTGGCGACCCAGTGAGTCGGTCGAAACGCAGTATTTCGCGGCAATCGCAGGGAATGCGATACCGGTCACAAGTTGCTGATCGATCGCATTGTGATCGTCGTGCGTGCAGATTAAGCAGGCCCTTGGCATGGCAGCCCTACTCCTTCATGGAAAGGATTGTCATGTAAATTGTCATGTAATTCTGAATTTCATAGTCATTCGACATCGGACAAGCTCATTCAAAGTCATTGCGTCCTTTTCTCTTTCGAGTATGTTTCTCGAGTATGTATCTCGAGGTTTTCCGCAGTGCTCATCGAAAGTGGGTCAAAGTCGGAATGATGGGAAGGAGAACTGGCAGTCATGAGGTCGTGGGTTCGAGCCCCATCAGGTCCACCAATTAAAAGCAAAGTCCAAATTCCAAACCTCCAAAATTCAAACAAATTCCAAAATCCGAACCGCCAAATTCCAAATAAGTTCCAAAACTCCAAATTCCAAACAAATCTCAAACTCCAAACAAAACCCAAATTCCAAATCTCCATTTCGGATTTGGCGCAGGAGACCACTCCGACGATCTTTTACCCCGAATCCATCTGCGTCATCCGCGAAATCTGTGGATGACACATATGGCGGATGTCGATGCATTACGCGAATAGCTTAGTCCGGCCTGATGCTGGGGCCCTTCCCACCTCACTGAACGCCCCCTGCGATGAAGTGATACCCTGCCTTACCCCAAACGACCAGCAGCCCGTTCGCCCTGGACACTCCGTCACGAATGAACCGTTGATCGTACTCAGGGGGAAAACTCGCCCGATGACATTTCATGCCGCTGAAATGGGGTTTGGAAAGAGACGACCCAATTGATGTTTGGAAAAGGGACTGAGTGTCATATGAAACTCCCGAGACAAGTCACGAGCTGTGATCAGCGGTTGGTCATTCGTGATAAGAGGCAATGAGTCTGGAAGAGTTTTTTTTAGCGGGTCTTTGTCGGGCTCTTGCTCATTGCCTTATGGTACGCCGCTCCAAGATCGCTGCACTCGTTCGATCTTTCCGCACGTTGCTCTGGCTCGAGCAACCTCTGACTTCCGACTTCTGACTTCCATATACCACATTCTTATCCGCAGGGGCCGACAGACGTTGGCAAGCTCGAAGCGCTGTCCGCTTCTGGGATAGTCCAATCCCACAATCGGACGGAGGCGCTTCCCTCCCGGGGTTTGCCTCCATCTCTAAATCCTGTCATTTCAATTCAAAACCCTTAATCCATCATTGGTGAGAAAGATGCTATCTGCAATGACTACGGACAGAGCGGAGGGGACGAATGCTCTCCCTTAAAGCGAGTACACTGGGACAGGAGGTGGAGGATGGGAGACGTCATCACTGATTTTCGCCACGCGGTCCGGACGCTGCTGAACAATCCCGGCTTCACCCTGTTGGCGGTCCTCACCCTGGCGCTCGGCATCGGCGCGAACACCACGATCTTCAGTTGGATCAATTCGGCATTGCTCAATCCCGTTCCCGGACTGGCCCGCTCCAGCGAGGTGATGGCCATGACCGAGGGCATGTCCCGGGACAATCCCTTGGGTTTTTCATATCCGGATCTCGAAGCCATGCGCGACGGGCAACAGAGTTTTACCGGCATCACGGCGTGCGGCTTCACGGCGATGAGCCTGACCGGCAAAGGTAAACCGGATCGCGTCTGGGGCATGGTCGCCACGGCGAATTATTTCGATGTCCTGGGCGTGCGGCCGATCCTGGGGCGCGGCTTTCTGCCCGCCGAGGACGAGAAGCCGGGAGGGGCGCCCGTGGCGGTGATCAGCTACCGGCTCTGGCAAAGGCATTTCGGCGGCAATCCGAACATTGTGGGCCAGACATTTGAAATCAACCAGCACCCCTACACCATCGTGGGCGTAACGCCGGCCCTGTTTCAGGGGAGCCAGACGGGCGTGCGAACCGAGATTTGGGTTCCGATCATGATGGAAGCGCAATTGAACCCGCTGGGCGACCTGCTTCATGACCATCACCAGTTCTGGCTGCTAGCGTTTGGACGGTTGAAGCCGGGCGTCGCGCTGACCCAGGCGCAGGAGGAAATGACGCTGCGACTGAAGCGGGAGGCAAAGAACTATCCCGAGGAGCACAAAGGGCACGACAGCGTGACGGTGTACCCGCTGTGGCGCAACCCCTACGGCATGAATTATTTTCTCTCGACGCTGCTTCCGGCGCTGATGTCGATCGCGGGCCTGGTGCTGCTGCTGGCCTGCACGAACGTGGCCAATCTGATGCTGGTACGGTCGGTGGGGCGGCGGCGCGAAATCGCGATTCGCATGTCGCTGGGTGCGAGCCGTTGGCGGCTGGTGCGGCAACTGCTGGTGGAAAGCCTGACGCTGGCGATGGCCGGAGGCGCGGTCGCGTTATTGATCACGATCTGGACGGCGGGAACCCTCATGAAGTTCGTGTCCGACGGGGGGGACGGGGGAGGCGGCTTCCCGATCTCGCTCATCGTCCGGGTGGACCGCACGGTGCTGCTGGCGACGCTGGTGATCTCGGTGCTCACGGGGGTGATCTTCGGGATTTTGCCGGCGCTGCGGGCTTCGGGCGAAGCGCCGGTGGCGGTACTGAAAGAGGACACGGGGAGCGCGTCGGGTGGGCTCCGGAAGGCGCGCCTCGCGAGCGGGCTGGTGGTCGCGCAAATCTCACTGTCGCTGCTGCTGCTGATCTGCGCAGGATTGTTCATTCGCAGCTTCCGGAGCGCGCAGCAAATCAATCCGGGTTTCAATCCCCATAATATCCTGAACGCCTCCTACGACCTGTTTACCGCGGGATATTCGGAGGCGAGCGGGGCGGAATTCAATCGCCAGCTCGTCGCGAAACTGGAAGCGCTGCCGGGCATACAGTCGGTGGCCCTCGCGGATCATGTGCCGCTGGAATTTGACAGTGGTTCGACCAGCGTGAAACCCGAGGGCTACGTCCCGCAGGCGAATGAATTGATGGAGACGCAAGTGACCAACATCACGCCAAATTATTTCCGAACCCTGCAGATTCCCCTGGTGAAGGGACGCGACTTCACGCTCGAGGAGACGAAGAGTTCGCAGCGCGCGGTGATTGTCAACGAAGCCTTTGTGAATCGCTACTGGCCGAATCAGGATGCGCTCGGCAAGCAGCTCAATTCCGACTTGACGCACGAATGGTTCACGGTGGTTGGCGTGGCTCGCGATAGCAAGATGACCGGCCTGAATGAAAAGCCGACGCCCTTCGTGTTTCTGCCGTTGTACCAGGTTTACCGGCCGACCGTGACCCTGCTGGCGCGGACGGCGGGTGATCCGCTGATTCTCGGCAAGACGGTCGAGAAAACGATCCATGAATTGAATGCCGATCTGGTGGTTTTCGATGTGGGCTCGCTCGAATTGGGCGAGCAAATCGCCAGTTTCCCCCAACGCATTGCGGGAGCCTTTGTGGGCGCCTTCGGGCTGCTCGCTCTAGTTCTGGCCGCGGTCGGAATTTACGGCGTCACGGCCTACACCACGCGACAGCGCACCCATGAAATCGGCATCCGCATGGCGCTGGGCGCGAGCAAAGAGAACATCCTGCGACTGGTGCTCCGCCACGGGCTCCGGTTGACGTTCGTCGGGGCGGGGGTGGGCCTGGCAGCGTCCTTCATACTGACGCGCTACCTGAACAGCTTGCTGCTGGGCGTGACGAGCACCGATGCGCTGACGTTTTCCTCAGTGGCGGTTCTGCTCTGCGCCGTGGCGCTCTTCGCCTGCTTCATTCCTGCCCGCCGAGCCACTCGCGTGGATCCGGTGGTGGCGCTGAGATACGAATAGGAAGGGCAAAGTCCAAATTCCAAAATCCAAATTCCAAACAAAACCCAAACTCCAAACCTTCAAAATCCAACTAGATCTCAAGCTCCAAATCCGCAATCAAACGGAATAAAGCTCTCCTCCAAGTTTCCGTGACCTCTTGCTCGATGGGGTGCCCCGGCAGTTTCGCAAGTGTTTTGCGATCCGCCATAGAATTGCAGTAATGCCCCAGGAACTTCGGGACCGCCCCGAAGTTCCCAGGGCCCTGGGGTTTTCTTGAAGCGCAGATTTCCTTTATCGGCTGTCGCGAGTCCCCTTTCCGACAGGCAGTGGTAAGCCGTCATCGTCAAAGAAGCTGAGAGTTGTAGTTGCTGCCCCGGTGGTGCTCAAAAAAATGAATTGAGTCTGATATCCGCCCCCATCTGCAATCTGCGGGAAGATCAGGGGCGAAGGCGCGGGCCTGGTCGCATCGGCGATGGGGAAGGTCGTCAGCAGGAAATCGCCGCGCCCATTTGTGAGGGAGCGCAGGGTCAGGGCAGCAAAAGGAGACCCTGAACTGATGTCCAAGATTCCCCTGAATCCGGGAGGCAGACTTAAACTAAGTTCATCCGCAAATCTTGCCGTATGCCCGTAGCCGCCGAGCCAGAAGCTCGCAATTCCTACCAGCGTTGTCCCATCCATTTGGTAAGCGTTGATCAAGATCATCCGGGAACCGCCTGTGGTATCGGCAATCGCCAGTCCGGTGTTATGTCCACCCGATTTGTCGACAAAGACCCGGGCATGGGTGGTGGGCGTCGCGGAAGGTATTCCGGACTCAGTGACCAGGATGCCTCCCACGGTGTAGCCAAAGACGCCTGCACCCACCGGTGCATTGGATCCCGCCTCCGGGATAATTTGAACAGATCCGGCCTTGACGCCGGAGCTGGAACCATCGGTTTGAACTCTCAGGTGCCCGCCAGGGGGGATCGTGTAGCCAATGCCGATGATGGCTTGACCAATTCCGACGAACTTAAGTTGCATTGCCGACCCATTGTCGTCATGAAACCACATCATCCCCGATTCGGTTGCAGCTGAGGTGTTCAGCAGGATCAAGGCCGTCTGGTAACCACCGCCATCAACAAGTTGCGGGAAGGAGACCAACCCCGCGGGGGGACTTTGAGTCAGGTCGGCGATGGGTGTGCTGGTCAACAGCCCCTCCCCGCGTTGATTGGTGGTGAGCCGCAAGGCGACGACTGAGATCGGCTGATCACTGGTGACGTCTAGAGTCGCAAACCCTCCGGTCAACCCAAAGTTTGAGGGCATGACAAACTCCGGCGCCAATTGATCGATGAATTTCGCCGTGTGCGCCCCTGGAGCAAGCGTCGTGGACCCTTGGGCGAGGGGGACCCCGTTGGCGGAGCGCAACTGCAGAGACAAATGGGCGGTCCCATTGCCTCGGTTGACCGCGGCAAATCCCGTGTTGACGCTTATGACCCCTAATTCCTCAGAGTCTGACTTCGTCGAAACACTGGGGCGATAGTCCACGAAAAGCCGGGCTGCCGTGGTGGGGGGAGATACGGGGACGCCCACCTCGCTGACGACAAAGCCATTGGTTAAATAACTGAACACGGCGGTCCCGTAGGGCACCATCCCGGAATTGATGTTGACCGTGGCATAGCCGGCGCGGACCGATCCCACCCCTCCTCGCGTCGAGTAGCTGCCAGCCCCCAGCGAGGGAAGCGTCATGTTCACTTGAGAACCAGGGGCATGTTTTGCCGTAAACGTCGCCGTGACGTTATGAGGCTCAGTCATGGTTAGGAGGCAAGGTCCGGTTCCGCTGTAGTCCTCGCCGCTCCAGCCGGCGAATTCGGAATTTGCATCGGCCCAGGCGGTGAGGGTGACCTGGGAATTGTATGGGAAGCTAAACGCGCAGCTGTTGCCGCAGTTGATCCCGGTCGGGGAACTGGTGACTGTCCCTGTGCCGGCTCCCATCTTTGTGACCGTGACAAGCTGATTCCCGATCAGGGTGAAGGTCGCTGCCACATTCCTGGCTTGGTCCATCGTCACAACACAGGTCCCCGTGCCGCTGCAGCCTTCCCCGCTCCAGCCGGCGAAGGTGGAATTGGCGCCTCCCTGTGCCGTCAGAGTGACCTGCTGGTTGTATGGAAAGCTGTAGGAGCAGTTGCTGCCGCAATTGATTCCGGGCGGTGAACTGGTGACTGTGCCCGTGCCACCTCCCGCTTTCGAGACCGTGAGCGTCTGGTTCCCGATCAGGGTGAACGTGGCGGCAACATTCCTAGCCTGGGTCATCATCACGGTACAGGACCCCGTGCCGCTGCATCCCTCCCCGCTCCAACCGGCGAAGATCGAGTTTGCACCCGCCTGTGCGGTCAGGGTGACCTGCTGGTTGTAGGAGAAGCTAAAGGAGCAGGTGCTTCCACAGTTGATTCCGGGCGGCGAACTGGCGACTGTGCCGGTACCCGCGCCCGCTTTCGTCAGGGTGAGCGCTTGGGTAACGCCTCTTTGCGTGATGCGAAAGGAAAATGGGTATCCAATTCCTTGAGTTCGATCACCGGCATCCGGATTTGCAGCCACGCCGTAATTGATCGTTCCATTCCCCACGTTATATCCGTAACCAAACGGTGCGGCGGTTGCAGTAACGCTGGTCAAAACCACCCAGGATGCACTCGTAATATTCCAAAAGCATGTGGTCGGCGTAGTCAGGGTATAGGATCCGGTGCCCGGGCTGGGGGAGAAGGTCGCGCTCGGAGGACTGAAGGTTGCCGTGCAACCTTGTCCGTTCTGAGCGATCAGAAAAGTGCTGCTGCTGAGAGCGTTGCCCACTATGGGATTGGAATACCTCATCGCTGTTCCAGGATTCGCAGGGATCGTGAAATTGATGGTTCCGTTTCCACTTCCGCTGGCGCCGGAATTAATCGTCATCCAGGAAGGAATGCCGGTAACACTCCAATTGCAGCCCCTCAGAGTATAAACGTTTACACTGGTTGTCCATGCCACCCCCCAACCAGTAAAGAACGCGCCGGGGCTGAGCGTGAAAGCGCACTTAAACATGGCAAACTGTGCGCCATGTCTGGGCACAAGATATCTCTCGGTGCCAGTCACCTGCTCCCAATAGAAATCACTCCCTGGGTCCGAATAGGTAGTCTCTGCCCCACCATCGAGATCGGCGGAAAATGTTCCTCTGATGACAAGCCCACTTCCCTGAGAGTACACAGTCCCACTGGCGTTTAATGTCCTCCACTGAATAGTGAGGTCATAGCCATACCCCAAAATCATCAGCTTGCCATACCTTCCCTCATTGGTTCTGTAAAGGACAATGGCAGCCGGAAAAAATTGATTTCCAGTGATCTGGCTTGAAGATAGGGGTGCGGCCTGGATCATCTGTAACGTGATGTCATCAAAAGGGTAGGTTTGGCCTCTTGCCTCAGATATAAAACCGAAGAGGCACCCAACCAAAATCAAGAACTGGAACCAGCAGCCAAGCACTCCTCTTGGGCAATAAAATCTCGCGCGCAGCATAAATGCCTCCCTTCCAATGAAATGAGCCGTAGGATCAGATTACTGAGAGACAATCCGTAGGCCACATTGGACAGCAACCACCCTTCCGCAACACTAATCCCTTTTATGATAGGAACCACACTTAAGATTGCCTTGGATCGCACGACCAGAAATAAAAACCAAGCGCGGGGTATCCATAAGGAATGGGGTCTCCTAAGAGCACTTTTGGTAAGGCGTGATCTTGTGTCCTTGCGGTGTCTTACATCCTACTTAACGCGAATGCTTCAGGCGGGGAAAATTTAGGAGTTATGCATTGTCAAAGCGTACACGCGAACCGCTTTGTGCGAGTCAGGCGTTTCGCGGGAGCTACCCCCAGAATGCCGGCTCTTTTAACTATGTGAAGAATATCACAAGCAATGCTGAAATACAAGGAGTGGAGGATGCTTCATTCTCTACTGTCGAAATGGTAAAGAATAACGGGGTGGCATCCTGCGTCAACGGGAATCTGGCTGCGCCCTTTGACCACCTGCCTCTACCCACAAGGTGCCTGCATTCTGAAACCCGAATTCGAATTCTTGGCAGCCTCTGGGCAAACGGTTTTCCAAGGCAGAAGATCATTTTGGATTGCCTCTGGCCAAATCAGACTGGGAAGACTGAGCAGTGGGCTGCAAGGCGGTTCGCCAAACGATCGAATGGATTAGAGATCCTGCGGGCGATGATCCAAGCGCCCCCGCACCGCCTGGGTGAAGGACATGCTTGCTGAGGACGCGGGCCACTCCTTAAATCAAATCCCAAAAGTGGATTGTGGGGATGACACCCTCAAATATTTTATGGGCGCTGAAGGAGACGCTCGATCAAATCCAGTTTCATCTGTACCGCCAATTGTCCGGCGCGGATACGGTGTAGGATGACGAGCGCCCAGATGACCGCAGGAAGGATAAAGACCATCAACAGGACAGCGAACAAATCAACTATACCGATGTTCATCGATCTCCCTTCCCATTCCAGACCGGCTTAACGGCCGGCTCATCGCCCGCCTGGACCGCTCTGGTTCTCTGCGGGCCCCCGCTTGCAAAGGTTAGACAGGTCCACGCTATTAACCCCGGACGATTACAAACGCCACAACCGCGGCCGCAACCAATGCAAAGACAAACAGAATTAGCTCTTGGCCCGTGAGCCAAGGGACGCCACGACCTGTCCTATCGTACTTGGCTCGACCCTCTCGCGAATAGAGACAGTAGTGACCTGCAATCATCAACGGAGTGAAACAGATAAACACGTACCCCACGCCGAGAACGGTCCGTGATATGACGCCAAAGGTGCCGCTTTGGAGCGGCAGCACAACGCATGCGAACAAGACAGCCAACATGAAAGTGAGGTTCACGAAGTCTGAGATCAAAAGCCACGTGCGGCCGCCCTGCTCTTCCACCGAAAGCTCTCTCGCGATTCGCCACCCGAATACAGCGAACTGGAGAGCCAGCAGCGCGGGGACCAGGGTGAAGGGATTCAGCGTTTGCATTTTCAGCTCCTGCGGAGTCCGACGACCCCGCGACTCGCCTTGTGGCGCTCGACGGGTGCCTGTTACCCCAGGCGGCCCGGTCAAAACCGTGAGGGTTCTCGCGTGTTGAAGGCTCGAGGGTCAAAAAATGATGAATTCCGGAACATCAAATCTTTAGCTTCTTCCCTTTCGGATTACACACCTTACAGGCTACAAAACCTGCTGCCTCGGCCTCTTTAGCTGTCTTGAAGGTAATCCTGCTCCCCAGCTTGATCATCTGTGCCCATTGGCAACTTGGCCGGTGATACTGGCTGGAATTCTTAGAACCGACAAATTGGGCGGGAAGCGTCGTCGAAAGCATGAAGAACAGGAACAGGACAGTGAGCGATTTGTGGAGTACTGACATGGGAGCCCCCTTGAACTCTACCGAAGGGTGATTCCTCGTCTCACAAAGGAGAATGCTGAGGCCAGCCGGTCGCTCGAATTTGATGGACCGACAATGGGGGAGGTGGCCTTCTAGAAGTCTAGAGCTTGACTGATTTGATTGCAAGAGAAAACTTTCACATCTCCTGCTTTAAAAGAAAAATGAACGGGGTGACCGCTCTTCCAGTTGAAGAAGGAGGCGCGACGCTGAATTCAGCCGTTGTCTGACCTTTTTACACTGCAGCCCGGCTGGACAGAGAACACTTCATGGTTTGAATCGCCGACCAGATCCTTATATGGCGAAAACGCCGCAACTCCAAACACCAGGCTGGGAGCGCAAGTTCGAAGGAAGTAGGCCGAGAGCAGCGGGCCATCCATTTCCACCATTTTCTCCTTGCTTCTCAGCCTGATATGGCGGTAGCATAAAAAAGATAAGTCGAGAAAAGGGTGTAGTACTTGGACTCGGCCGTGCGGCCGTTGGGCAAATTGAGACTTGCGCAGCGCTCCCCAGGGTTGGAGCAAGCGGAATGACACACGTGACGGGTCTAGTATTGTCACGGTACCCGTTCAAGGGCCAGGAGACCGCTGGTCGGATCATGGTCATTTCGATGACAGCCAGACCTCTCGCCGGCTCAGGTATTGAATACGCACACGTATCCCGGCGCGACATGTACCCCATACCCCAGTTGAACTGAATGATTCCCGGCCTCCCCTCATGGGGAGAGCCATGATATTGAAGCGGAATCGAAATCAATCTTGGTGATTTGATCGGTCGGCCGACCGTTCGACTATCACCAGCGAAAGAGCCCGTTTCCATCGCGATGGGTGGTGGCGGGCTCTTTCTTTTAAGGGAGGAGGATTCATGGATGGACACCCAAGATCTGCATGGCTAACATTCCTTGTGGTCTCGATGCCAATCGCTTTTCTAACCCTGCCTGCTCCGGAGATGAACGCACAGACGCCAACAAATTTTACGACGTCTTTCTCCATCGGAAAAGCAAGTAATCTGGGCTATATCAATCCGCTGGTCGGGGGATACTTTCAAGGGGATTACCGAATTGACGATCGCTTTCTCGTGGGCGGCCAATTCAAGCTCGGCTGGGAGCGCAAGTATGTTGGCGATGGTCACGCCACCGCCGAAAACTCATATCTGCGGACCTATTTTCACCGGAACCTCTTTGCCGAGGTCGGCGAGTATAGCGGCAAGTATTTTACCTCACAATTCGATAAGGCATTTTTCTCGCCCAATATCGCCGCCGGCATCGATATCAAATCGGCGCGTTTGCCGGGCCATTCCCCCCTGCCCATGTTGATCAAGGTTTCTTACCTGTTCCCTGACGCCATCTCCCCAAATCGGACATCGGCATTCATCTATGAGCATGATGCCCTGGTTGGGAGGCCACGGAACCGGATGCGTCTGTTCCTCGGATTGGAATTGCAGTTTGTGCGCTACAACCAGTCGGCTCATCGAAACACGGGGGCGTCTGCTGCG comes from Terriglobia bacterium and encodes:
- a CDS encoding ABC transporter permease; its protein translation is MGDVITDFRHAVRTLLNNPGFTLLAVLTLALGIGANTTIFSWINSALLNPVPGLARSSEVMAMTEGMSRDNPLGFSYPDLEAMRDGQQSFTGITACGFTAMSLTGKGKPDRVWGMVATANYFDVLGVRPILGRGFLPAEDEKPGGAPVAVISYRLWQRHFGGNPNIVGQTFEINQHPYTIVGVTPALFQGSQTGVRTEIWVPIMMEAQLNPLGDLLHDHHQFWLLAFGRLKPGVALTQAQEEMTLRLKREAKNYPEEHKGHDSVTVYPLWRNPYGMNYFLSTLLPALMSIAGLVLLLACTNVANLMLVRSVGRRREIAIRMSLGASRWRLVRQLLVESLTLAMAGGAVALLITIWTAGTLMKFVSDGGDGGGGFPISLIVRVDRTVLLATLVISVLTGVIFGILPALRASGEAPVAVLKEDTGSASGGLRKARLASGLVVAQISLSLLLLICAGLFIRSFRSAQQINPGFNPHNILNASYDLFTAGYSEASGAEFNRQLVAKLEALPGIQSVALADHVPLEFDSGSTSVKPEGYVPQANELMETQVTNITPNYFRTLQIPLVKGRDFTLEETKSSQRAVIVNEAFVNRYWPNQDALGKQLNSDLTHEWFTVVGVARDSKMTGLNEKPTPFVFLPLYQVYRPTVTLLARTAGDPLILGKTVEKTIHELNADLVVFDVGSLELGEQIASFPQRIAGAFVGAFGLLALVLAAVGIYGVTAYTTRQRTHEIGIRMALGASKENILRLVLRHGLRLTFVGAGVGLAASFILTRYLNSLLLGVTSTDALTFSSVAVLLCAVALFACFIPARRATRVDPVVALRYE